AGGAAGCGACCAAGCTAGCCCAAGTTTACCAAGACATTGTAGCCATGCCTCAGGGATTTGATACGTTGATTGGTGAAAAGGGAGTCAGTCTTTCTGGTGGTCAAAAGCAGCGTCTGGCTATGAGTCGAGCTATGATTTTAGATCCAGATATTTTGATTTTAGATGATTCCTTGTCAGCTGTGGATGCCAAGACGGAGTATGCGATTATTGATAATCTAAAGGAAACGCGTAAGGACAAAACAACCATCATCACAGCCCATCGCCTCAGTGCAGTTGTCCATGCAGATTTGATTTTAGTACTGCAAAATGGACAGATTATCGAACGCGGGACACACGAAGACCTGCTAGCTTTGAATGGCTGGTACGCCCAAACCTACCAGTCTCAACAGTTGGAAATGAAAGGAGAAGAAGATGCAGAATAAACAAGAACAATGGGCTGTATTGAAGCGCTTGGTGTCTTATCTTAAACCTTATGGTCTTCTAACCTTTTTGGCACTCAGCTTTCTCCTAGTGACTACGGTCATCAAAAGTGTCATTCCCCTTGTGGCCTCCCATTTTATTGACCAGTACCTCAGTAATCTCAACCAGCTTGCCGTGACCGTTTTGCTGGTCTACTATGGCCTTTATATCCTACAAACTCTGGTTCAGTATGTCGGCAATCTTCTCTTTGCTCGAGTATCCTACAGTATTGTTAGGGATATTCGTCGCGATGCCTTTGCCAATATGGAAAAACTAGGCATGTCTTATTTTGACAAGACGCCAGCAGGCTCTATCGTCTCTCGTTTGACCAATGATACCGAGACTATCAGTGATATGTTTTCAGGGATTTTATCCAGCTTTATCTCAGCAGTTTTCATCTTTCTGACAACCCTTTATACCATGTTGGTGTTGGATTTTCGTTTGACGGCTTTAGTCCTGCTCTTTCTCCCCTTGATTTTCCTTTTGGTCAATCTCTATCGGAAAAAGTCTGTCAAGATTATCGAGAAAACCAGAAGTCTCTTGTCTGATATCAATAGCAAGCTAGCTGAAAACATCGAGGGAATCAGGATTATTCAGACCTTTAATCAAGAGAAGCGTCTGCAAGCAGAATTTGATGAAATTAACCAAGAACACTTGGTCTATGCTAACCGTTCTGTAGCCTTAGATGCCCTCTTTTTGCGCCCTGCCATGAGTTTGCTGAAACTTCTAGGCTATGCTGTCTTGATGGCCTACTTTGGCTATCGCGGACTTTATCTGGGAATAACGGCAGGAACTATGTATGCCTTTATCCAGTATATCAATCGTCTCTTTGACCCCTTGATTGAGGTGACGCAAAACTTTTCAACTCTTCAAACGTCCATGGTTTCTGCTGGCCGTGTCTTTGCCTTGATTGATGAGAAGACCTATGAGCCTCTCCAAAAAAATGGCCAGGCTAAAGTCAAAGAAGGCAATATTCGGTTTGAACATGTGTGTTTCTCATATGATGGCAAACATCCGATTTTGGATGATATTTCCTTTTCGGTTAACAAAGGTGAAACCATTGCTTTTGTGGGTCATACAGGTTCAGGGAAATCTTCGATTATCAATGTTCTCATGCGTTTTTATGAATTCCAGT
This window of the Streptococcus sp. 116-D4 genome carries:
- a CDS encoding ABC transporter ATP-binding protein, yielding MQNKQEQWAVLKRLVSYLKPYGLLTFLALSFLLVTTVIKSVIPLVASHFIDQYLSNLNQLAVTVLLVYYGLYILQTLVQYVGNLLFARVSYSIVRDIRRDAFANMEKLGMSYFDKTPAGSIVSRLTNDTETISDMFSGILSSFISAVFIFLTTLYTMLVLDFRLTALVLLFLPLIFLLVNLYRKKSVKIIEKTRSLLSDINSKLAENIEGIRIIQTFNQEKRLQAEFDEINQEHLVYANRSVALDALFLRPAMSLLKLLGYAVLMAYFGYRGLYLGITAGTMYAFIQYINRLFDPLIEVTQNFSTLQTSMVSAGRVFALIDEKTYEPLQKNGQAKVKEGNIRFEHVCFSYDGKHPILDDISFSVNKGETIAFVGHTGSGKSSIINVLMRFYEFQSGRVLLDGVDIRDYSQEELRKNIGLVLQEPFLYHGTIKSNIAMYQDISDDQVQAAAAFVDADSFTQELPQGYDSPVSERGSSFSTGQRQLLAFARTVASQPKILILDEATANIDSETESLVQASLAKMRQGRTTIAIAHRLSTIQDANCIYVLDKGRIIESGTHEELLALGGTYHKMYSLQAGAMA